A portion of the Paenibacillus hamazuiensis genome contains these proteins:
- a CDS encoding phytanoyl-CoA dioxygenase family protein, translating to MITKGSPFSLKQYEEEGYSGPVQGLSLEEADRYYNLFFDALGQNKFAPGPTKVPLSAWHHKHRWAYELATHKSIVDAMTQILGDDVVLWAMHFWYKEPGNGKYIPWHQDINYWPMEPAINATAWVSLGWSIKENGCLRVIPGTHRHHVKHVSLNDGQSTFGEGLPADLVDESMAVDLEMSPGQIAFFNEATIHGSEMNSSNIPRVAFSVRYTTPEVKFKMEEWGGDTSRIRTFLVRGADRFGYNDAIAGIVPTE from the coding sequence ATGATCACAAAGGGAAGTCCATTTTCGCTGAAGCAATACGAGGAGGAAGGGTACAGCGGCCCCGTGCAGGGCCTAAGCTTGGAGGAAGCCGACCGGTATTACAATCTGTTTTTCGATGCGCTGGGTCAAAATAAATTCGCTCCCGGACCGACAAAGGTTCCGCTCTCCGCCTGGCATCACAAGCACCGCTGGGCATACGAGCTGGCTACGCACAAGAGCATCGTCGATGCGATGACACAAATACTTGGCGACGACGTAGTGCTCTGGGCGATGCATTTCTGGTACAAAGAGCCGGGCAACGGCAAATACATTCCGTGGCATCAGGACATCAACTACTGGCCGATGGAGCCGGCCATCAATGCGACCGCTTGGGTCAGCCTCGGCTGGTCAATCAAGGAAAACGGCTGTCTGCGTGTCATTCCCGGCACGCATCGGCACCATGTGAAGCATGTGTCGCTGAACGACGGGCAGAGCACGTTTGGCGAAGGATTGCCGGCAGACCTAGTCGACGAATCGATGGCGGTCGATCTCGAAATGTCGCCGGGGCAAATCGCTTTTTTCAACGAAGCGACGATTCACGGGTCGGAGATGAACAGCTCGAACATTCCGCGTGTGGCGTTTTCGGTTCGATATACGACGCCGGAGGTCAAGTTCAAGATGGAGGAATGGGGCGGAGATACGAGTCGTATTCGCACGTTTTTGGTGCGCGGGGCGGATCGATTCGGTTACAACGATGCCATTGCCGGGATCGTGCCGACGGAATAA
- a CDS encoding MFS transporter — protein sequence MDRIQKMTVYILALGVFLTATSELVVSGILQVIAADLNVSIALAGQLITAYSIAFAIGTPVVVSLTSRMGRRKVITGTLAAFILGCLVAYASTNITILMVSRIILGISSGVYLVTAFGAVAKIVPPEKIGGSIGTIVLGFSSAMILGVPIGIAITGWLSWQAIFMILGLFSLLIAFIIFRLLPEIEGDAPIPFREQIKVLGSAVIVSGLFLTFFRESGNSVLFTYLTPFITDILGLNASGISMVMLAFGVLGAIGSRLGGYGVDRWELRGSLPAALSFIWRLWRFCPSSPSRYGAGSC from the coding sequence ATGGACCGAATCCAAAAAATGACCGTTTATATTCTTGCTTTAGGTGTATTTCTGACGGCGACCTCCGAGCTCGTTGTCTCCGGAATTTTGCAAGTGATCGCAGCCGACCTGAACGTCTCCATCGCCCTTGCCGGACAACTGATCACCGCGTACTCTATCGCTTTTGCGATAGGCACTCCCGTCGTGGTGTCTCTCACCTCCCGCATGGGGCGAAGGAAGGTGATCACGGGAACCCTTGCCGCTTTTATATTGGGCTGCCTCGTTGCTTACGCCAGCACGAACATTACAATTTTGATGGTCTCCCGAATCATCCTCGGCATAAGCTCCGGCGTCTATCTCGTTACCGCGTTCGGCGCCGTCGCGAAAATAGTGCCCCCTGAAAAAATCGGCGGCTCAATCGGCACGATCGTGCTCGGCTTCAGCAGCGCGATGATTTTGGGAGTTCCGATCGGGATTGCGATTACCGGCTGGCTTAGCTGGCAGGCGATTTTCATGATCCTGGGGTTGTTCAGTTTGTTGATTGCGTTTATCATTTTCCGCCTTCTTCCGGAGATCGAAGGGGATGCGCCGATTCCGTTCCGCGAGCAAATCAAGGTGCTGGGCAGCGCCGTCATCGTCAGCGGCTTGTTTCTTACCTTTTTCAGGGAATCCGGCAACTCCGTCTTATTCACCTATTTGACGCCGTTTATAACGGATATTCTGGGCCTGAACGCATCCGGCATCAGTATGGTCATGCTCGCCTTCGGAGTTTTGGGTGCGATCGGCTCCCGTTTGGGAGGTTACGGCGTCGATCGGTGGGAGCTTCGCGGATCATTGCCGGCAGCATTATCGTTCATTTGGCGGCTTTGGCGGTTCTGCCCCTCTTCGCCCAGTCGCTATGGGGCGGGCTCGTGCTGA
- a CDS encoding ABC transporter ATP-binding protein gives MNERPVLISGKKVTKVFGYGLNKTTAVNGVDFKFHEGEIISIVGESGSGKTTIAKIIMGLLKETSGEIEYKGAPRKLGSHKDRKMYWKDIQAIFQDPFSSFNIFHKVDKLLLDCIKLQGLKLSKDEQFRKMKEACSFVNLKFEELHNKYPFELSGGQMQRLMIARIFMMHPKVLIADEPTSMVDACSRSTILDMLLKLRDENNMTIIFITHDVGLAYYVSDTIYIMEKGVIVESGSAERVILTPQHRYTKQLISDVPKLHEEWNLA, from the coding sequence ATGAACGAGCGTCCGGTTTTGATCAGCGGTAAAAAGGTGACGAAGGTGTTCGGGTACGGGCTGAATAAAACGACGGCCGTAAACGGCGTCGATTTCAAGTTCCATGAGGGCGAAATCATCTCGATCGTCGGCGAAAGCGGCAGCGGGAAAACGACGATCGCGAAAATCATCATGGGTCTGCTGAAGGAAACGAGCGGCGAGATCGAATATAAAGGGGCGCCCCGCAAGCTCGGCAGCCATAAAGACCGCAAGATGTACTGGAAAGATATTCAGGCGATTTTTCAGGACCCTTTTTCCTCGTTTAATATTTTTCACAAGGTCGACAAGCTGCTGCTCGACTGTATCAAGCTTCAAGGACTTAAATTATCGAAAGATGAACAGTTTCGCAAAATGAAGGAAGCGTGCTCGTTCGTCAACCTCAAGTTCGAGGAGCTGCACAACAAATATCCGTTCGAGTTGTCCGGCGGGCAAATGCAGCGCCTGATGATCGCGCGGATTTTCATGATGCACCCGAAGGTGCTGATCGCCGACGAGCCGACCTCGATGGTCGACGCCTGCTCGCGCTCCACCATTCTGGATATGCTGCTCAAGCTGCGCGACGAAAACAACATGACGATCATTTTCATCACCCACGACGTCGGCTTGGCTTATTATGTGAGCGATACGATTTACATTATGGAAAAAGGCGTCATCGTTGAAAGCGGCAGCGCCGAGCGGGTGATTTTGACTCCGCAGCACCGGTACACGAAGCAGCTTATTTCCGATGTGCCCAAGCTTCATGAGGAGTGGAATTTGGCTTGA
- a CDS encoding ABC transporter ATP-binding protein — MSQYILEVKGLRTYYRTRLKEHVYAVDGVDFVLEDGKTLGIAGESGCGKSTLALSLMGFYFPPLHYHSGSIAIDGTDIMKLNKEQLRKQILGREIAYIPQAAMNALNPTLKIIRFIEDIMKEHRPELSKQQVWDMAAERFESLNLSSKVLNSYPNELSGGMKQRTVIAISTILNPKVLIADEPTSALDVTSQKAVIKLMKELLEKKYIRSLVFITHELPLLYHVTDDIVVMYAGEIVERGTAHQMIFDPLHPYTKKLMGSIIVPEEGMKGHKLEAIPGAPPNLKKVPPGCRFADRCEYAQKSCREGKVMSKTVDGRIYRCLFDVGTLRNWYENEHRSEEVSGK, encoded by the coding sequence TTGAGTCAATATATATTGGAAGTGAAGGGGCTCAGAACGTATTACCGGACGCGGCTGAAGGAGCATGTATATGCGGTGGACGGCGTCGATTTCGTGCTCGAGGACGGCAAGACGCTCGGTATCGCCGGCGAATCGGGGTGCGGCAAATCGACGCTCGCGCTCAGTCTGATGGGCTTTTATTTCCCGCCCCTCCATTATCACAGCGGCTCCATCGCCATCGACGGCACCGACATCATGAAGCTGAACAAGGAGCAGCTCCGCAAGCAAATACTCGGCAGAGAAATCGCGTACATTCCGCAAGCGGCGATGAATGCGCTCAACCCGACGCTGAAAATCATCCGTTTCATCGAGGATATTATGAAGGAGCACCGGCCCGAGCTGAGCAAACAGCAGGTATGGGATATGGCCGCAGAGCGGTTCGAATCGCTGAATTTGTCCTCCAAGGTGCTGAACTCGTATCCGAACGAGCTGTCCGGCGGGATGAAGCAGCGCACCGTCATCGCGATTTCGACGATTTTGAACCCGAAGGTGCTTATCGCCGACGAACCGACCTCGGCGCTCGACGTCACCTCCCAGAAGGCCGTCATCAAGCTGATGAAGGAGCTGCTGGAGAAAAAATACATCCGTTCGCTCGTCTTCATCACCCACGAGCTTCCGCTGCTGTACCACGTGACGGACGATATCGTTGTTATGTACGCCGGGGAAATCGTCGAGCGGGGCACGGCGCACCAAATGATTTTTGACCCGCTGCATCCGTATACAAAAAAGCTGATGGGCTCCATCATCGTCCCCGAAGAGGGGATGAAAGGCCACAAGCTCGAGGCGATTCCGGGCGCGCCGCCGAACCTGAAAAAGGTGCCGCCGGGCTGCCGGTTCGCCGACCGCTGCGAATACGCGCAAAAATCGTGCCGCGAAGGCAAAGTGATGAGCAAGACGGTGGACGGGCGAATTTACCGGTGTTTGTTTGACGTGGGCACGCTGAGAAACTGGTACGAGAACGAGCATCGGAGCGAGGAGGTGAGCGGGAAATGA
- a CDS encoding ABC transporter permease, with translation MKHSLAILLKSPKFMFGAVAFLCMLALVYIYPLINRSDPLEMMALAFQPPDSKLLLGSDNFGRDLFLELMYGIRTSIRVGLIAGVFATIIGLIIGLCAGYIGGLVDNILTAVTNIFIVIPSFIILILISVSINSRSSLVTAIIIGITSWPWTARAVRAQTTSLRNRDHVNIAKISGHSTPRIIIFEILPYIASYVVMAFVLQTASGILSEASISMLGLGPYNTISLGIIMNWALVFEAPVAGAWWAFIPAAFAIAIITFSLYMMNTGMDEIFNPKIRS, from the coding sequence ATGAAACATTCGCTTGCGATTTTGCTCAAATCCCCCAAATTCATGTTCGGAGCGGTGGCGTTTCTGTGCATGCTCGCGCTCGTTTACATTTATCCGCTGATCAATCGAAGCGACCCGCTGGAAATGATGGCGCTGGCGTTTCAGCCGCCCGATTCGAAGCTGCTGCTCGGCTCCGACAACTTCGGCAGAGATTTGTTTCTGGAGCTGATGTACGGCATCCGCACGTCGATCCGGGTCGGACTGATCGCCGGCGTATTCGCCACGATTATCGGCCTGATCATCGGATTGTGCGCAGGTTATATCGGTGGGCTCGTCGACAACATCTTGACGGCGGTTACGAACATTTTCATCGTCATTCCGTCGTTTATCATTTTGATTCTGATTTCCGTCAGCATCAATTCCCGCAGCTCGCTTGTCACCGCCATCATCATCGGCATTACGAGCTGGCCGTGGACGGCCCGGGCGGTCCGGGCGCAAACGACATCGCTGCGCAACCGGGACCACGTCAACATTGCGAAAATATCCGGACACAGCACGCCGCGTATCATCATATTCGAAATTCTTCCGTATATCGCGTCTTATGTCGTTATGGCTTTTGTTTTACAGACGGCATCGGGCATTTTGTCCGAAGCGTCGATTTCCATGCTCGGGCTTGGGCCGTACAATACGATTTCGCTCGGCATCATCATGAACTGGGCGCTCGTCTTCGAAGCTCCGGTTGCGGGAGCCTGGTGGGCGTTCATTCCGGCGGCATTCGCGATCGCGATCATCACGTTTTCGCTGTACATGATGAACACCGGGATGGACGAAATTTTCAATCCGAAAATAAGGAGCTGA
- a CDS encoding ABC transporter permease, whose protein sequence is MNAYSKYFLRKFGWYLLTLVIAVSLNFMLPRMIKGNPVSVIASQMTQGMTDSDTIKKVYETFTKEFGIDKPLLTQYGIYLKNLLTGNLGTSFGLYPKKVNDILASAVPWTLGLQLPAILTGWILGNVLGAVAAYKRGVFDKALFPVALFINSIPFFTLAIIMLYLFALNLKWFPLHGGYDFQMIPSLSLDFIWSVIRHHTLPYLSIVLVTIGGQAIGMREMSIYELNADYVLYSKLLGIRDSKIAQYVFKNAMLPQITGLALSIGTMVGGSLICEIVFSYPGIGTWLFTAIRQLDYPLISGCTLLIAFSVLLANFTIEIVYGLVDPRIKAAQMEEQ, encoded by the coding sequence TTGAACGCTTACAGCAAATATTTTTTGAGGAAATTCGGCTGGTATCTCCTGACTTTGGTGATAGCGGTAAGCCTCAATTTTATGCTGCCGAGGATGATCAAGGGCAATCCGGTCAGTGTCATCGCCTCGCAAATGACCCAAGGGATGACGGACAGCGATACGATCAAGAAGGTGTATGAAACGTTCACGAAGGAATTCGGCATCGACAAGCCGCTGCTGACGCAGTACGGCATCTACCTGAAAAATTTGCTCACCGGCAATCTCGGCACCTCTTTCGGCCTCTACCCGAAAAAAGTAAACGATATCCTTGCTTCCGCCGTCCCCTGGACACTGGGCCTGCAGCTGCCGGCGATACTGACCGGCTGGATACTCGGCAACGTGCTCGGGGCGGTCGCCGCCTACAAAAGAGGCGTTTTCGACAAGGCGCTGTTCCCGGTTGCTCTGTTCATCAACTCGATACCGTTTTTTACGTTGGCGATCATTATGCTGTACCTTTTTGCTCTTAACCTGAAATGGTTTCCGCTTCACGGGGGCTACGACTTCCAGATGATCCCGTCGCTCAGTCTCGATTTTATATGGTCGGTCATCCGCCACCATACGCTGCCGTACCTGTCCATCGTACTCGTTACGATCGGCGGCCAAGCCATCGGCATGCGGGAGATGTCCATTTACGAGCTTAACGCGGATTACGTGTTGTACAGCAAGCTGCTCGGCATCCGCGACTCCAAAATCGCCCAGTACGTGTTCAAAAACGCGATGCTGCCGCAAATTACCGGACTCGCGCTGTCCATCGGCACGATGGTGGGAGGCTCGCTCATTTGCGAAATCGTGTTCAGCTACCCGGGCATCGGCACGTGGCTGTTCACCGCCATCCGCCAGCTTGACTATCCGCTGATTTCGGGCTGCACGCTGCTGATCGCGTTTTCGGTGCTGCTGGCCAATTTTACGATAGAGATCGTTTACGGCCTGGTCGACCCGAGAATCAAAGCGGCACAAATGGAGGAGCAATGA
- a CDS encoding ABC transporter substrate-binding protein, which yields MRFKKASGLLCALLLAPTILAACEGSTPPPTTNQPPKQEAAKPPATTPQPATAQPSGGGGGDAKETPRNETLYVNGLQWGAPTNFNLLSGNPAFPINYGNSRELIYETLFMINMNDGKLEPLLGTKYSWTDDLTLKVELNKDAKWSDGKPFTSDDVVYTYQLGKKYQINWSSFWTYMEDVVADGPNAVNIKLKKDNPNKLTILDSIELIPMLPKHIWEEIEKKSNNDLATIRKEVNANPVGTGPYKMYFYNDQKITIVRDDNYWGKSLFGKLPAPKYITHVIYKDNAAGDLAFKSGQVDVSQQFIPQVWNMWKGGAPVKTYLKDAPYYLPGSMPSIFFNLSKKGLDNADVRRAIAMAIDYKKISDLAMSGYSAAMKPSITLDADAEKKYVDQDAIKSLQWTTDVDAANALLDKIGAKKGADGIRVLNGTRLGPYEIECPYGWSDWNASLEIVAQNAKAIGIEIRTKFPEAPVWTNDLQTGKFDIIMNTPAGGVSPSQPWNRARTIMYSKGVAPAGELAFWNWGRYKNDKADEIIDKIPTVNDEAQLKSLYTDLTKIWLTDIPSIPLMYRPWVFHTVNESVWKGFPAQGDGSNIPPQIAMDGAGVKALYQIHN from the coding sequence ATGAGGTTCAAAAAAGCATCCGGCCTTCTATGCGCGCTGCTGCTAGCCCCCACCATACTCGCGGCGTGCGAAGGGAGCACACCGCCCCCGACGACCAACCAGCCTCCCAAGCAGGAAGCGGCAAAGCCGCCTGCGACGACACCGCAACCCGCCACAGCCCAGCCGTCCGGCGGAGGAGGGGGCGACGCGAAGGAAACGCCGCGAAACGAGACGCTGTACGTCAACGGCTTGCAGTGGGGGGCGCCTACCAACTTTAACCTGCTCAGCGGCAATCCCGCATTCCCGATCAACTACGGCAACTCCCGCGAGCTCATCTACGAGACGCTGTTTATGATCAACATGAACGACGGCAAGCTGGAGCCGCTGCTCGGCACGAAATATTCGTGGACCGACGATTTGACGTTAAAAGTCGAGCTGAACAAAGATGCGAAATGGAGCGACGGCAAGCCGTTTACGTCCGATGACGTCGTGTATACGTACCAGCTCGGAAAGAAATACCAGATCAACTGGAGCAGCTTCTGGACTTATATGGAAGATGTGGTGGCGGACGGCCCGAACGCAGTGAACATCAAGCTGAAAAAAGACAACCCGAACAAGCTGACCATCCTCGACAGCATCGAGCTTATTCCGATGCTTCCGAAGCACATTTGGGAAGAGATCGAGAAAAAATCGAACAACGATCTGGCGACGATCCGTAAGGAAGTCAATGCAAACCCCGTAGGTACAGGCCCGTATAAGATGTACTTCTACAACGACCAGAAAATTACGATCGTGCGCGACGACAATTATTGGGGCAAGTCGCTGTTCGGCAAGCTGCCCGCTCCGAAGTACATCACCCACGTGATCTACAAGGACAATGCAGCCGGCGACCTTGCGTTCAAAAGCGGCCAGGTCGACGTATCGCAGCAGTTCATTCCGCAGGTGTGGAACATGTGGAAGGGCGGCGCTCCGGTCAAAACTTACCTGAAGGACGCGCCGTATTATTTGCCGGGCTCGATGCCTTCGATCTTCTTCAACTTGTCGAAAAAAGGGCTCGACAACGCCGACGTCCGAAGAGCGATTGCGATGGCGATCGATTACAAAAAGATTTCCGATCTCGCGATGAGCGGCTATTCGGCGGCGATGAAGCCGTCCATCACGCTCGATGCCGATGCGGAAAAGAAATACGTCGACCAGGATGCGATCAAATCGCTGCAGTGGACGACCGATGTCGATGCCGCCAATGCGCTGCTTGACAAAATTGGCGCGAAGAAGGGCGCGGACGGCATCCGCGTGCTGAACGGCACCCGGCTCGGGCCTTATGAGATCGAATGTCCTTACGGCTGGTCGGACTGGAACGCCTCGCTGGAGATCGTCGCGCAAAACGCCAAAGCGATCGGCATCGAAATTCGCACGAAGTTTCCGGAAGCGCCGGTATGGACCAACGATCTGCAAACCGGCAAATTCGATATCATCATGAACACGCCGGCCGGCGGCGTCAGCCCGAGCCAGCCGTGGAACCGGGCTAGAACGATCATGTACTCCAAAGGCGTCGCCCCTGCCGGCGAGCTGGCGTTCTGGAACTGGGGCCGGTACAAAAACGACAAAGCGGATGAAATCATCGACAAGATTCCGACGGTGAACGACGAAGCTCAGCTGAAGTCGCTTTACACCGACCTGACGAAAATTTGGCTGACCGATATTCCCTCCATCCCTCTGATGTACAGACCGTGGGTGTTCCATACGGTAAACGAATCGGTGTGGAAAGGGTTCCCGGCGCAAGGAGACGGCAGCAACATCCCGCCGCAAATCGCGATGGACGGGGCCGGCGTCAAGGCGCTCTACCAAATCCATAACTAA
- a CDS encoding S-layer homology domain-containing protein, with product MRKTRWMTIKFMLAAAVFCILFQSAVPHTFAQELPDPYKNKDMTELRKVQQEGLDKINALRKDMGLSEVRLNEQLSRSAQSHSNYIELNKIGYVCHREDEGHEGYTAKWGYDRNKLFGYSNPTSEGVTYGKISSVTEGIDNLFTSPYHRLSFIRPDLSEVGVGFTLNGSTVIEFGYPSYNSTLSDSQIYPYDNQRNVQPYWQDIELPDPLISYKLPYMSYVGYPITINTGNSATMDFKSAKITNTNGQDVPYYIADRTTNPGYGNNFVFLLPKTPLEMNTSYKVEFKATYQSGGVEKTLDKSWTFTTGSQIVPQKKLEYQSRKASEWAIPELAMADNKGLVPKAVTFNNAITREQFSTVMTKLYETLTGKTDLETADNPFTDTKNSDVLKAYKLGIVEGTSSEKFSPMNPVTREQIAVMLKRTLSAAGRDLKTTSRTFTDFSDDALISQWAKEAIASLRAADVVQGDEKNFFNPVQSTTVEQASIIAYRTLSSVK from the coding sequence ATGAGAAAGACTCGATGGATGACGATCAAGTTTATGCTGGCAGCGGCAGTCTTTTGTATCTTGTTCCAATCAGCCGTACCGCATACTTTTGCTCAAGAGCTTCCAGACCCTTACAAAAATAAGGATATGACGGAACTAAGGAAGGTGCAGCAGGAAGGTTTGGATAAGATCAATGCCCTACGTAAAGATATGGGCCTCTCCGAAGTACGTTTGAATGAACAATTAAGCCGAAGCGCGCAGTCACACAGCAATTATATTGAATTGAATAAAATAGGATATGTATGTCACCGGGAGGACGAAGGTCATGAAGGGTATACCGCCAAATGGGGTTACGATCGCAATAAGCTATTCGGTTATAGCAACCCTACGAGTGAAGGTGTAACCTACGGAAAAATTTCCAGTGTGACAGAAGGCATCGACAATCTTTTTACTTCGCCTTATCACCGTCTAAGTTTTATACGGCCGGATTTGAGCGAGGTTGGTGTCGGATTCACCCTGAACGGATCTACCGTCATTGAGTTTGGCTATCCCAGCTACAACAGCACGTTGTCCGACAGTCAGATATACCCTTACGATAATCAGCGCAATGTGCAGCCTTACTGGCAAGACATAGAACTGCCTGATCCGCTGATCAGCTATAAGCTTCCTTACATGTCGTACGTGGGATATCCAATTACGATTAATACGGGCAATTCGGCGACTATGGATTTCAAAAGCGCTAAAATCACGAACACCAATGGACAGGATGTTCCTTACTATATCGCCGATCGCACGACAAATCCGGGTTATGGGAATAACTTTGTATTCCTTCTCCCCAAGACACCGCTCGAAATGAATACGAGCTACAAGGTCGAGTTCAAGGCAACGTATCAATCAGGGGGAGTGGAAAAGACGCTCGACAAATCATGGACATTCACGACAGGCAGTCAGATTGTTCCCCAGAAAAAGCTGGAATATCAGTCCAGGAAAGCTAGCGAATGGGCAATCCCTGAATTGGCAATGGCGGACAATAAAGGGCTTGTACCGAAAGCCGTTACTTTCAACAATGCCATTACTCGCGAACAGTTTAGTACGGTCATGACGAAGCTGTATGAAACGTTGACGGGCAAGACGGACCTGGAGACAGCGGACAATCCGTTCACCGATACGAAGAACAGCGACGTGCTGAAAGCTTACAAGTTAGGGATCGTCGAGGGGACATCCTCTGAGAAGTTTTCGCCCATGAACCCGGTGACTAGGGAGCAGATAGCGGTCATGCTGAAGCGTACACTGAGTGCGGCCGGTCGCGATTTGAAGACGACCAGTAGAACCTTCACCGATTTTTCCGACGACGCTTTGATTTCCCAGTGGGCGAAAGAGGCTATCGCCTCCCTCCGAGCCGCCGATGTGGTGCAGGGAGATGAAAAAAACTTCTTCAACCCGGTGCAATCGACTACGGTCGAACAAGCTTCGATCATTGCTTACCGAACGCTGTCCAGTGTCAAATAG
- a CDS encoding alpha/beta hydrolase family protein → MSFNTDLFLQNLYVEAERSRSFNQAAAGSAKQLRETLKSRLMQALGGFPEQKAPLNPVLLDTQDYGDFVLERVQYTTMDQVLVPVYVLKPKTGEGPWPAVLACHGHGKGQRDALGMAPDGTLPDEPGIHSRFAVELVRRGLLVVVPEIMGFGARRLAADIEADPDGGRSSCAVLSAHLIMYGKTLAGIRVYEAMRALDYLQSREDADATRIGTFGFSGGGLIGGFTAALDERIRATVICGYTNTFQGSILAMNHCIDNYLPGILPYAEQPDLLGLIAPRDLFVESGEGDRIFPVRHVHAAIDRLKEIYAEMNAESHFAADLFPGKHQISGRQSFDWLAGRLKAL, encoded by the coding sequence ATGAGCTTTAATACCGATTTGTTTCTGCAAAATCTGTATGTCGAGGCGGAGCGGAGCCGCTCGTTTAACCAAGCTGCCGCAGGCAGCGCGAAACAGCTTCGGGAGACGCTGAAGAGCAGGCTGATGCAGGCGCTGGGAGGATTCCCCGAGCAAAAGGCTCCTCTTAATCCGGTGCTGCTGGACACGCAGGATTACGGCGACTTTGTGCTGGAGCGCGTGCAGTATACGACGATGGATCAGGTACTTGTCCCCGTCTATGTGCTTAAACCGAAGACGGGTGAGGGGCCATGGCCTGCCGTTCTGGCCTGCCATGGGCACGGCAAAGGGCAAAGAGATGCGCTTGGCATGGCGCCGGACGGAACCTTGCCGGATGAACCGGGAATCCATTCGCGCTTTGCCGTGGAACTTGTCCGCAGGGGACTTCTGGTCGTCGTTCCGGAAATTATGGGCTTCGGTGCAAGAAGGCTTGCGGCGGACATCGAAGCCGACCCGGACGGCGGACGCAGCTCGTGCGCCGTATTATCCGCACATCTGATCATGTACGGCAAAACGCTGGCCGGCATCCGGGTGTACGAGGCGATGAGAGCGCTCGACTATTTGCAAAGCCGCGAGGATGCGGATGCCACAAGGATCGGCACCTTCGGATTTTCAGGCGGCGGTCTGATCGGCGGTTTCACGGCGGCTTTGGATGAACGTATACGCGCGACGGTGATTTGCGGTTATACGAATACATTTCAGGGCAGCATTCTCGCGATGAACCACTGCATCGACAACTACCTGCCCGGCATTCTTCCATATGCCGAGCAGCCTGATCTGCTCGGGCTGATCGCCCCGAGGGACCTGTTCGTCGAGTCGGGCGAAGGTGACCGGATTTTCCCGGTTCGCCACGTGCACGCCGCTATAGACCGTCTCAAAGAAATTTACGCCGAAATGAATGCAGAATCGCATTTTGCAGCGGATTTATTTCCCGGGAAACATCAAATATCGGGCAGACAATCGTTCGATTGGCTGGCTGGGCGGCTTAAGGCGCTCTGA